One Desulfonatronovibrio magnus genomic window carries:
- a CDS encoding SapC family protein: protein MHLFHEKLTHINTQQHADKHWMPAADYSFAANTQLIPVCLGEMTRAAAYLPIAIIQAGEHHTPALLTSLLPGQNHYINAKGKCAEDFIPTILQTYPFARMVNVDTRQAVLCVEDSEDIIVAPDTPGSKPFFTKDGKPAPEVQQIMQLLEQIHNDRVIGFNACALLNKHGLLVDWPLQVNLGGDNVQKIPGLQRVDNDVLNKLSREAFAELKDHFAMALAYIQLVSVHHLFRLQKLAFEHFKELNAQEEQDEDFLVFNENDRISFNF from the coding sequence ATGCACCTATTCCACGAAAAACTAACCCACATAAACACCCAGCAGCACGCAGACAAACACTGGATGCCTGCTGCTGATTACAGCTTCGCAGCCAACACCCAGCTCATACCCGTATGCCTCGGAGAGATGACCAGAGCAGCAGCGTATCTGCCCATAGCCATTATCCAGGCAGGAGAACACCATACACCAGCCCTGCTCACTTCCCTGCTTCCCGGACAGAACCACTACATAAATGCAAAAGGCAAATGCGCGGAAGATTTCATACCCACTATACTCCAGACCTATCCCTTTGCCAGAATGGTGAATGTGGATACCAGGCAGGCTGTACTGTGTGTAGAAGATTCTGAAGATATCATTGTTGCACCGGATACACCGGGATCAAAGCCCTTCTTTACCAAAGACGGAAAGCCTGCTCCTGAAGTCCAGCAGATAATGCAGCTTCTGGAACAGATTCATAATGACCGGGTTATTGGATTCAATGCCTGCGCATTGCTTAATAAACACGGTCTGCTTGTTGACTGGCCTCTGCAGGTTAATCTGGGGGGAGACAACGTACAAAAAATACCCGGACTGCAAAGGGTGGACAATGACGTATTAAACAAACTGTCAAGGGAAGCCTTTGCAGAGCTTAAGGATCATTTTGCCATGGCCTTAGCTTATATCCAGCTGGTATCAGTGCATCATCTGTTCAGACTTCAAAAACTGGCCTTTGAGCACTTTAAGGAACTAAATGCGCAAGAAGAGCAGGACGAAGACTTTCTGGTCTTTAATGAAAACGACCGCATCAGCTTTAATTTTTAG
- a CDS encoding FkbM family methyltransferase, translated as MTWLGMPGSMGAGRHIDYVIGDPWVTFQGNADGFSEKIVQLPRSYQPNDHLPPDLTLAGTRQEHGLPEDAFVFCCFNQHYKISPDTFELWLDILRQTDNSVLWLFTPKSEAVKELLMDKMEQANLNPERLVFANHQPQPRHIARLSHADLVLDTWPYNAHTTCSDALRAGTPVISLPGETFASRVAAGILDTSGLSQWIVNTPQEYVQKAVSFAGRHRSQINTDKDQVKNTYWNSAQVDNQAFGLILEALCLGLYDRHAAGKPAVHTGINPDLTLRELTFESATQPDIQQTSIKNLKRSRPAKAETTLQQGGPQARLSNLRILQKQIMKLPTPPLVVDVGAGHFDWDPQLFDEYVEHGLLHCLGFEPDEKSFAKLDQKNDANRKYIKAAIGSGGPAVFHQCNGPHMNSLLEPNYTVLNLFGYKTAKVTGKENVKTITLNEVKEAAGAAMLKLDVQGSELDILKNAEQALQSVVVIQLEAPTLPMYKNQPSLFTLGSFPESKGFVMHNLVKDNRLGYQPDNEKLKTTAKSQLLEVEPVFIPSPLSWFDMSDERLLSLAFIMHTLYNAYDVTLKALEIVDKRDGQRRSLAYSNYLKEAGFSA; from the coding sequence ATGACCTGGCTGGGCATGCCAGGCTCCATGGGCGCGGGCAGACATATTGATTATGTAATTGGAGACCCCTGGGTTACTTTTCAGGGCAACGCGGACGGATTCAGTGAAAAGATAGTCCAGCTGCCCAGATCCTACCAGCCCAACGATCACCTTCCTCCAGATCTTACTCTGGCCGGAACAAGACAGGAGCATGGCCTTCCGGAAGACGCCTTTGTCTTCTGCTGCTTTAACCAGCATTACAAGATTTCGCCTGATACCTTTGAACTCTGGCTGGATATACTCAGACAGACAGATAATTCCGTACTCTGGCTGTTCACTCCCAAAAGCGAAGCTGTAAAAGAACTGCTTATGGACAAAATGGAGCAGGCAAATCTGAACCCTGAGCGCCTTGTTTTTGCAAACCATCAGCCCCAGCCAAGGCATATTGCCCGCCTGAGCCACGCTGATCTGGTCCTGGATACCTGGCCCTACAACGCCCATACCACCTGCTCTGATGCTTTAAGAGCCGGAACACCGGTTATTTCCCTTCCAGGTGAAACCTTTGCCTCCAGAGTTGCTGCCGGTATTCTTGATACATCAGGACTGTCCCAGTGGATAGTCAATACCCCTCAGGAATACGTACAAAAGGCTGTAAGCTTTGCCGGACGGCACCGCTCCCAGATAAACACAGACAAGGATCAGGTCAAAAACACCTATTGGAACAGCGCCCAGGTGGATAACCAGGCCTTTGGACTCATCCTTGAAGCCCTGTGCCTTGGTCTTTATGACCGGCACGCAGCAGGCAAACCCGCAGTCCATACAGGAATCAACCCTGATCTGACCTTAAGGGAACTTACCTTTGAAAGTGCCACCCAGCCGGATATTCAGCAGACCAGCATCAAAAACCTCAAGAGATCCAGACCAGCCAAAGCCGAAACCACACTGCAGCAGGGCGGCCCCCAGGCCAGGCTGAGTAACCTGAGAATCCTGCAGAAACAGATCATGAAACTGCCCACCCCACCTCTTGTGGTGGATGTCGGGGCGGGTCATTTTGATTGGGATCCGCAGCTATTTGATGAGTATGTAGAGCATGGGCTCTTGCATTGCCTTGGGTTTGAACCTGATGAAAAATCTTTTGCCAAGCTTGACCAGAAAAATGATGCAAATCGTAAATACATCAAGGCAGCCATTGGAAGCGGTGGTCCGGCAGTATTTCACCAGTGTAATGGACCGCACATGAACTCTCTGCTTGAACCCAACTATACTGTCTTGAATCTATTTGGTTACAAAACCGCCAAGGTCACTGGTAAAGAAAATGTTAAGACCATTACTTTAAATGAAGTTAAGGAAGCTGCCGGCGCAGCCATGCTCAAATTGGATGTGCAGGGCTCAGAGCTGGATATCTTAAAAAATGCAGAGCAGGCATTGCAATCAGTTGTAGTAATCCAGCTCGAAGCTCCCACTCTTCCCATGTACAAAAATCAGCCTTCATTGTTTACCCTTGGAAGTTTTCCCGAATCTAAAGGCTTTGTAATGCACAACCTGGTCAAGGATAACAGACTTGGTTATCAACCTGACAATGAAAAGCTTAAAACTACAGCTAAAAGCCAATTACTCGAGGTTGAGCCGGTTTTCATACCTTCACCGCTATCCTGGTTTGACATGTCAGATGAAAGGCTTTTGAGTCTGGCTTTTATCATGCACACTCTCTACAATGCATACGATGTCACACTTAAGGCCCTGGAGATAGTTGATAAACGTGATGGCCAGAGAAGATCCCTTGCCTACTCCAACTACCTCAAGGAGGCAGGATTCAGCGCCTAA
- a CDS encoding tetratricopeptide repeat protein, translating into MNPQIVRLFQEAENLHRKGQLGAAKKRYELILQKQPDFAHARLFLAVVLQQAGQIQDAVNQARRAIQDMDPPDAVLLTNYGVIMKNAGLLQEAEKVYQEALNLNPNMPAARSNLATLQLVGGKLDLAEQSFTELTRQMEEPGPWLNLARIALAKEDPEKASQCLIQAEDIAPKHPDIYFLRGKVSATEKDDESVFRHLKTALNLQAAHGESWQLLQSLDPEVLDLEFVDKAAAGLAETGVQDAILLATAVDICRKNMIWGSLPRLETLLGKALENPLDTAPGISATFTLLGANVPQKAHLKAAEITWQKMSEHVKPVPERQLQARTKDKKIRVGFLSSDLRGHAVGYLIVGLLESLPHENIEWYAYNNSFSDQSDSRDRIKTGVDRFVNIASLNNPELAARIYQDEIDILIDLNGMTRETRVSVMAYKPAPV; encoded by the coding sequence ATGAACCCACAGATTGTCAGATTATTCCAGGAAGCTGAAAACCTGCACCGCAAAGGCCAGCTGGGCGCTGCAAAAAAGCGCTATGAGCTTATTTTACAGAAGCAGCCTGATTTTGCCCACGCGCGGCTGTTTCTGGCTGTAGTCCTGCAACAGGCCGGACAGATACAGGACGCTGTTAATCAGGCCAGAAGAGCCATACAGGATATGGATCCCCCTGACGCAGTGCTCTTGACCAATTACGGCGTAATTATGAAAAACGCCGGACTGTTGCAGGAAGCAGAAAAAGTCTATCAGGAGGCTCTGAACCTTAACCCCAATATGCCGGCAGCCAGGTCCAATCTGGCTACCCTGCAACTGGTGGGGGGCAAGCTTGATCTGGCAGAGCAGAGCTTTACCGAACTGACCCGCCAGATGGAAGAACCAGGGCCGTGGCTGAATTTGGCCCGCATTGCCCTGGCTAAGGAAGACCCGGAAAAGGCCTCCCAATGTCTGATTCAGGCTGAGGATATAGCCCCCAAGCATCCGGATATTTATTTTCTGCGCGGAAAAGTATCTGCCACGGAAAAAGATGATGAAAGCGTATTCAGACATCTTAAAACCGCACTGAACCTGCAGGCCGCGCACGGTGAATCCTGGCAGCTTCTGCAGTCTCTGGATCCGGAAGTGCTTGATCTGGAATTCGTGGACAAGGCAGCCGCGGGCCTGGCTGAAACCGGAGTGCAGGACGCCATACTTCTGGCTACTGCTGTGGATATCTGCCGCAAAAACATGATCTGGGGTTCGCTCCCCAGACTGGAAACACTTCTTGGCAAGGCTCTGGAAAATCCCCTGGATACAGCACCGGGTATCTCAGCTACTTTTACCCTCCTCGGAGCCAATGTACCCCAGAAAGCACATCTTAAGGCAGCAGAAATCACCTGGCAGAAAATGTCTGAGCATGTAAAGCCCGTGCCTGAGCGGCAACTCCAGGCTCGAACCAAAGACAAAAAAATCAGGGTGGGATTTTTAAGCTCGGATCTTCGCGGCCATGCTGTGGGCTACCTGATAGTCGGGCTTCTGGAAAGCCTGCCCCATGAAAACATTGAGTGGTATGCCTACAACAACAGCTTCAGCGACCAGTCTGATTCCAGAGACCGCATCAAGACCGGAGTGGACCGCTTTGTTAATATTGCTTCCCTGAATAATCCTGAACTTGCAGCGCGCATATACCAGGATGAAATTGATATTTTAATCGACTTAAACGGCATGACCCGAGAGACCAGAGTCTCAGTCATGGCTTACAAACCAGCGCCCGTTTAG